Proteins found in one Primulina eburnea isolate SZY01 chromosome 16, ASM2296580v1, whole genome shotgun sequence genomic segment:
- the LOC140815964 gene encoding uncharacterized protein, with protein sequence MVKKEREVIEIDDSSPSRPDEDDTPFMRPIFCLKSRDQLKETEQVEECFIVECGDLGDEFSMLNLGASESEDLDDADIRVVSEKGQVACRDYPHPRHACAKYPFHKTPHNKYCKLCYCHVCDSAAPCKMWAGSSGHCHAFDDYFWNSLRRETNKRYFIID encoded by the exons ATGGTGAAGAAAGAACGCGAGGTTATCGAAATCGATGACTCCTCCCCTTCGCGGCCTGATGAAGACGACACTCCTTTCATGAGACCCATTTTTTGCCTGAAAAGTCGGGATCAACTTAAGGAAACCGAGCAAGTAGAAGAGTGTTTCATTGTTGAATGCGGTGATCTCGGCGATGAGTTCAGCATGTTGAACCTTGGCGCTTCCGAGTCCGAGGATCTCGACGATGCTGATATCCGTGTAGTTTCCGAAAAAGGACAG GTGGCATGCAGAGACTATCCTCATCCGCGGCACGCCTGCGCAAAATATCCGTTTCATAAAACTCCACACAATAAGTACTGTAAACTG TGCTATTGTCATGTTTGTGATTCGGCAGCTCCTTGTAAAATGTGGGCTGGGTCATCTGGTCACTGCCATGCCTTTGATGACTACTTTTGGAACAGTTTGAGGAGAGAAACGAATAAGCGATATTTTATAATTGACTGA